One segment of Aggregicoccus sp. 17bor-14 DNA contains the following:
- a CDS encoding cell wall metabolism sensor histidine kinase WalK, translating into MRLTSLLLVLLAPPLAAFALLALLDHGSAAALEAALVAFGGALAAYLATRGSAGRRLELLARQTRRRGEGAAPPTLQAPGLRELEEVQGAIESLEAKLAARNAALEREARIQSAVLDSMAEGVWVTDAQGTVVRHNDALPSLLATSPGPRREIVGQRPIALVRHEPLHAAVLAACRQGESTQLELALEGLYPRTLAIRVTPLGRELPGSAAVFHDVTELRRLEKVRKDFVANVSHELRTPITAIRGYAETLQGGALADSTVAPRMVGIIHRQAERLGELVEDLLELSRLEGRELRLQSTRVPLAPAAARAAETVRLKAEGKGLTVGLEVPADLSAHGDARAVEQVLINLLDNAVKYTPAGGSVQVSAEQAGGRLVLRVRDTGVGMEARHLGRIFERFYRVDPGRSRDMGGTGLGLSIVKHLVGAMGGEVRVESEPGRGSTFTVWLPASPPVAPPPG; encoded by the coding sequence ATGCGCCTGACCTCCCTCCTCCTGGTACTGCTCGCGCCGCCGCTGGCCGCCTTCGCGCTGCTCGCCCTGCTGGACCATGGGAGCGCGGCGGCGCTGGAGGCCGCGCTCGTCGCCTTCGGTGGCGCGCTCGCGGCCTACCTGGCCACGCGGGGCAGCGCCGGTCGGAGGCTCGAGCTGCTCGCGCGCCAGACCCGCCGCCGCGGCGAGGGCGCCGCGCCTCCGACGCTGCAGGCGCCCGGGCTGCGGGAGCTCGAGGAGGTGCAGGGCGCCATCGAGTCGCTCGAGGCGAAGCTCGCCGCCCGCAACGCGGCCCTCGAGCGCGAGGCGCGCATCCAGAGCGCGGTGCTGGACAGCATGGCCGAGGGCGTCTGGGTGACGGACGCGCAGGGCACCGTGGTGCGCCACAACGACGCCCTGCCCTCGCTGCTCGCCACGTCGCCGGGGCCCCGGCGGGAGATTGTCGGCCAGCGCCCCATCGCGCTGGTGCGCCACGAGCCGCTGCACGCCGCGGTGCTCGCCGCGTGCCGCCAGGGCGAGAGCACCCAGCTGGAGCTCGCGCTGGAGGGGCTGTACCCGCGCACGCTCGCCATCCGCGTGACGCCGCTGGGGCGCGAGCTGCCCGGCAGCGCCGCCGTCTTCCACGACGTGACCGAGCTGCGGCGCCTGGAGAAGGTGCGCAAGGACTTCGTGGCCAACGTGAGCCACGAGCTGCGCACCCCCATCACCGCCATCCGCGGCTACGCCGAGACCCTGCAGGGCGGCGCGCTCGCGGACTCCACGGTCGCCCCGCGCATGGTGGGCATCATCCACCGCCAGGCCGAGCGGCTCGGCGAGCTGGTGGAGGACCTGCTCGAGCTCAGCCGCCTGGAGGGGCGAGAGCTGCGGCTGCAGTCCACCCGGGTGCCGCTCGCACCCGCCGCGGCGCGAGCGGCCGAGACGGTGCGGCTCAAGGCGGAGGGCAAGGGGCTGACGGTAGGGCTCGAGGTGCCCGCGGACCTGAGTGCCCACGGGGACGCGCGCGCCGTGGAGCAGGTGCTGATCAACCTGCTGGACAACGCGGTGAAGTACACCCCGGCGGGCGGCAGCGTGCAGGTGAGCGCGGAGCAGGCAGGGGGGCGCCTCGTGCTGCGGGTGCGCGACACCGGGGTGGGCATGGAGGCGCGCCACCTGGGGCGCATCTTCGAGCGCTTCTACCGGGTGGACCCGGGCCGCAGCCGGGACATGGGGGGCACCGGGCTGGGGCTCTCCATCGTCAAGCACCTGGTGGGCGCCATGGGGGGCGAGGTGCGGGTCGAGAGCGAGCCCGGCCGGGGCTCCACCTTCACGGTCTGGCTGCCCGCAAGTCCTCCCGTCGCGCCGCCGCCGGGGTGA
- the pstS gene encoding phosphate ABC transporter substrate-binding protein PstS, with protein sequence MKKLLAAALLTVAGTALAADPVLMTGAGATFPAPLYTKWFSEYNKLHPDQQFNYQAIGSGGGIQQITKGTVDFGASDAPMSDEELQKAPGTVNIPTVLGAVVLTFNAPVTELKLTPEALSGLFLGKITKWNDPALAKANPGVKLPDLAVTIVHRSDGSGTTAIFTDYLAKVSPEWKQQVGAGKSVKWPTGLGAKGNDGVAGQVKQTPGALGYVELAYANQTKQPTAALRNKDGQFVKPSIESTSAAAAGVTVPADFRVSITDASGKNSYPIASFTYLLVPQDQKDPVKGAAMLRFIDWALHDGQKMAGPLDYAPLPAPVVAKVQAKLRTMTVQGKPVPFASSK encoded by the coding sequence ATGAAGAAGCTCCTCGCAGCAGCCCTCCTCACCGTCGCGGGCACTGCGCTCGCCGCGGACCCCGTGCTGATGACGGGCGCGGGCGCGACCTTCCCCGCGCCGCTCTATACGAAGTGGTTCAGCGAGTACAACAAGCTGCACCCGGACCAGCAGTTCAACTACCAGGCGATCGGCTCGGGCGGCGGCATCCAGCAGATCACCAAGGGCACCGTGGACTTCGGCGCCTCGGACGCGCCGATGAGCGACGAGGAGCTGCAGAAGGCTCCGGGCACCGTGAACATCCCCACCGTGCTGGGTGCGGTGGTGCTCACCTTCAATGCTCCCGTCACCGAGCTGAAGCTCACCCCCGAGGCGCTCTCCGGCCTCTTCCTGGGCAAGATCACGAAGTGGAACGACCCGGCGCTCGCCAAGGCCAACCCCGGCGTGAAGCTGCCGGACCTCGCCGTCACCATCGTGCACCGCTCGGACGGCTCGGGCACCACGGCCATCTTCACCGACTACCTCGCCAAGGTGTCGCCGGAGTGGAAGCAGCAGGTGGGCGCGGGCAAGAGCGTGAAGTGGCCCACGGGGCTGGGCGCCAAGGGCAATGACGGCGTGGCGGGCCAGGTGAAGCAGACCCCGGGCGCGCTGGGCTACGTGGAGCTCGCGTACGCGAACCAGACGAAGCAGCCCACCGCGGCGCTGCGCAACAAGGACGGGCAGTTCGTGAAGCCCAGCATCGAGAGCACCTCGGCGGCGGCCGCGGGCGTCACGGTGCCCGCGGACTTCCGCGTCTCGATCACCGATGCGTCCGGCAAGAACAGCTACCCCATCGCCTCGTTCACCTACCTGCTGGTGCCGCAGGACCAGAAGGACCCGGTGAAGGGCGCCGCGATGCTGCGCTTCATCGACTGGGCCCTCCACGACGGCCAGAAGATGGCCGGCCCGCTCGACTACGCGCCGCTGCCCGCGCCGGTGGTGGCGAAGGTCCAGGCGAAGCTGCGCACCATGACCGTCCAGGGAAAGCCGGTTCCGTTTGCTTCCAGCAAGTGA
- a CDS encoding response regulator, giving the protein MASTGSARRVLVVDDDADWREFLRLSLEDLGYETVEAADGEAALSTLAQERCGVMLLDLNMPGMSGTEVVERLPHDAPRIVFLTSAPAHEVGTALLSGPHYYLPKGASREELSLILQSLDA; this is encoded by the coding sequence ATGGCTTCGACGGGCAGCGCGCGCAGGGTACTGGTGGTCGACGACGACGCGGACTGGCGCGAGTTCCTGCGGCTGAGCCTCGAGGACCTGGGCTACGAGACCGTGGAGGCAGCCGACGGCGAGGCCGCCCTCTCCACGCTCGCGCAGGAGCGCTGCGGCGTGATGCTGCTGGACCTCAACATGCCCGGCATGAGCGGCACCGAGGTGGTGGAGCGGCTGCCGCACGACGCGCCGCGCATCGTCTTCCTGACCTCGGCGCCGGCCCACGAGGTGGGCACCGCCCTGCTCTCCGGACCGCACTACTACCTGCCCAAGGGCGCGAGCCGAGAGGAGCTGAGCCTCATCCTCCAGTCGCTCGACGCCTGA
- a CDS encoding metallophosphoesterase family protein, whose product MRVAVLADIHGNLPACEAVLEDIARVAPDYIVAAGDLALRGAHPRETVELLFDRCDALLMGNTDCYLAGNYLGGAYRERDHWKTELLRWTRDQLGEGLLQRLGALPFSVRYSPRKGQDLYVCHANPKNLEESLDPTLDDLAVRRFFQHLDAAACAFGHLHFPYRRRVGRLLIADVASAGIPRDGDLRPAYGVFTFTPKGWRVQIRRVRYPVRKATQAITARRVPGGPLLIHKLVEARYRHHAALMEAARRHSGLPPAALSARGGPGIHGAHGPHGPRAPHVAPLAPCDLPPGEVDPALLHDGPHDLNDPLPDAAEDAGAHGDESGAGASGIADAGGGEPGPQGTGTSFDP is encoded by the coding sequence ATGAGGGTCGCGGTGCTCGCCGACATCCACGGCAACCTGCCCGCCTGCGAGGCGGTGCTCGAGGACATCGCGCGCGTGGCGCCCGACTACATCGTGGCGGCGGGAGACCTCGCGCTGCGCGGCGCCCACCCCCGCGAGACGGTGGAGCTGCTCTTCGACCGCTGCGACGCCCTGCTGATGGGCAACACCGACTGCTACCTCGCGGGCAACTACCTGGGCGGCGCCTACCGCGAGCGCGACCACTGGAAGACGGAGCTCCTGCGCTGGACGCGAGACCAGCTGGGCGAGGGCCTGCTGCAGCGTCTGGGCGCCCTGCCCTTCAGCGTGCGCTACAGCCCGCGCAAGGGGCAGGACCTCTACGTCTGCCACGCGAACCCCAAGAACCTCGAGGAGTCGCTGGACCCCACGCTGGACGACCTCGCGGTGCGCCGCTTCTTCCAGCACCTGGACGCGGCCGCCTGCGCCTTCGGCCACCTGCACTTCCCCTACCGGCGGCGCGTGGGCCGGCTGCTCATCGCGGACGTGGCCAGCGCCGGCATCCCGCGCGACGGCGACCTGCGCCCCGCCTACGGCGTCTTCACCTTCACGCCCAAGGGCTGGCGCGTGCAGATCCGCCGCGTGCGCTACCCCGTGCGCAAGGCGACCCAGGCCATCACCGCGCGCCGCGTGCCGGGCGGCCCGCTGCTCATCCACAAGCTGGTGGAGGCGCGCTACCGCCACCACGCGGCCCTGATGGAGGCGGCGCGGCGGCACTCGGGCCTGCCTCCCGCGGCGCTGTCCGCGCGCGGAGGGCCGGGCATTCACGGAGCACATGGCCCGCACGGCCCGCGCGCGCCCCACGTGGCGCCGCTCGCCCCCTGCGACCTGCCGCCCGGTGAGGTGGACCCGGCGCTGCTGCACGATGGGCCGCACGACCTGAACGATCCCTTGCCGGACGCCGCCGAGGACGCGGGCGCGCACGGGGACGAGTCGGGCGCGGGCGCTTCGGGCATCGCGGACGCAGGCGGCGGCGAGCCCGGTCCCCAGGGCACCGGCACCAGCTTCGACCCGTAG
- a CDS encoding response regulator, giving the protein MVRILIIEDEQDLAGLIEYNLRQAGFQVEAAGSGASGLARARAFRPDLVLLDLMLPDLPGTEVLRLLKADPELRRAAVIIVSAKGQESDRIQGLELGADDYVPKPFSVRELLLRVRAVLRRGEADEGGAQAVLLRAGDIELDGARHQVRVGGQEVVLTALEFRLLRTMLERPERVQTREVLLSDVWGIQAEIHTRTVDTHIKRLREKLGAAGDIIETVRGVGYKLSVP; this is encoded by the coding sequence ATGGTGCGCATTCTCATCATCGAGGACGAGCAGGACCTCGCGGGGCTCATCGAGTACAACCTGAGGCAGGCCGGCTTCCAGGTGGAAGCCGCGGGCAGCGGCGCCTCGGGGCTCGCGCGCGCCCGCGCCTTCCGCCCGGACCTCGTGCTCCTGGACCTGATGCTGCCGGACCTGCCGGGCACCGAGGTCCTGCGCCTGCTCAAGGCGGACCCCGAGCTCAGGCGCGCCGCCGTCATCATCGTGAGCGCGAAGGGCCAGGAGTCCGACCGCATCCAGGGCCTCGAGCTGGGGGCAGACGACTACGTGCCCAAGCCCTTCAGCGTGCGCGAGCTGCTGCTGCGGGTGCGCGCGGTGCTGCGGCGCGGCGAGGCGGACGAGGGCGGCGCGCAGGCGGTGCTGCTGCGCGCGGGGGACATCGAGCTGGACGGGGCGCGCCACCAGGTGCGCGTGGGAGGGCAGGAGGTGGTGCTCACGGCGCTCGAGTTCCGGCTGCTTCGCACCATGCTGGAGCGGCCCGAGCGGGTGCAGACGCGCGAGGTGCTGCTCTCGGACGTGTGGGGCATCCAGGCGGAGATCCACACCCGCACCGTGGACACGCACATCAAGCGGCTGCGCGAGAAGCTGGGCGCGGCCGGAGACATCATCGAGACGGTGCGCGGCGTGGGCTACAAGCTGAGCGTCCCCTAG
- the pstC gene encoding phosphate ABC transporter permease subunit PstC: protein MLPASDIAARPQALSRVRRRGRSNVGDRVWGALLATLGAAVLVIAGLIVFVLAEAAWPTISAIGLGAFLKGTDWDPVSEVFGALPFIYGTLVTSAIALVVALPVSIGLALFLTEMAPKWLRPGVNFAIETLASIPSVVYGLWALFVLVPWLRTTLEPALAKALGFLPLFQGAPLGVGYLAAGLVLAVMILPTISSITGEVMRTVPQNLKEGALALGATRWEAIRLAVLPYSRAGILGATLLGLGRALGETMAVTMVIGNSPDIRASLFAPGYSLPAVIANEFAEATAGLHTGALAALGLVLFALTLLLNTLARLLIRTVGGRAVGGAR, encoded by the coding sequence TTGCTTCCAGCAAGTGACATCGCAGCCCGGCCGCAGGCGCTGAGCCGTGTCCGGCGCCGCGGCCGCTCGAACGTCGGCGACCGCGTCTGGGGGGCCCTGCTGGCCACCCTGGGCGCGGCCGTGCTCGTCATCGCCGGCCTCATCGTCTTCGTGCTGGCGGAGGCCGCCTGGCCCACGATCTCGGCCATTGGCCTCGGCGCCTTCCTCAAGGGGACCGACTGGGACCCCGTGTCCGAGGTCTTCGGCGCCCTGCCCTTCATCTACGGCACGCTGGTGACCAGCGCGATTGCGCTCGTGGTGGCGCTGCCGGTGTCCATCGGGCTCGCGCTCTTCCTCACCGAGATGGCGCCCAAGTGGCTGCGGCCCGGCGTGAACTTCGCCATCGAGACGCTCGCGAGCATCCCCAGCGTGGTGTACGGCCTGTGGGCGCTGTTCGTGCTCGTGCCCTGGCTGCGCACCACGCTCGAGCCGGCGCTCGCGAAGGCGCTGGGCTTCCTGCCGCTGTTCCAGGGCGCTCCGCTGGGCGTGGGCTACCTCGCCGCGGGCCTGGTGCTCGCGGTGATGATCCTGCCAACCATCTCGTCCATCACCGGTGAGGTGATGCGCACGGTGCCGCAGAACCTCAAGGAGGGCGCGCTCGCGCTGGGGGCGACGCGCTGGGAGGCCATCCGCCTGGCGGTGCTGCCCTACAGCCGCGCGGGCATCCTGGGCGCCACGCTGCTGGGGCTGGGGCGCGCGCTGGGCGAGACCATGGCGGTGACGATGGTGATCGGCAACTCGCCGGACATTCGCGCCTCGCTCTTCGCGCCGGGCTACTCGCTGCCCGCCGTCATCGCCAACGAGTTCGCCGAGGCGACGGCCGGGCTGCACACCGGCGCGCTCGCGGCGCTGGGGCTGGTGCTCTTCGCCCTCACCCTGCTGCTCAACACGCTCGCGCGGCTGCTCATCCGCACCGTGGGCGGGCGCGCCGTGGGAGGTGCACGGTGA
- the pstB gene encoding phosphate ABC transporter ATP-binding protein PstB, with the protein MQVEQLDAWFRQSQVLRKVSLDVPVHSVLAIIGPSGCGKSTFLRCLNRMHELVPGGRAAGRVLVEGQDLYAGDVDPVQLRRRVGMVFQRPNPFPTMSIFDNVASGLRLNGIRGRTEETVERCLRQAALWDEVKDRLDSGAMGLSGGQQQRLCIARALAVEPEVLLMDEPASALDPIATAKIEELIHELKATYTIAIVTHNMQQAARVSDRTAFFYMGELVECGRTEQIFTNPRERRTEDYVTGKFG; encoded by the coding sequence ATCCAGGTCGAGCAGCTCGACGCCTGGTTCCGCCAGAGCCAGGTGCTGCGGAAGGTCTCGCTGGACGTGCCGGTCCACAGCGTGCTCGCGATCATCGGGCCCTCGGGCTGCGGCAAGTCCACCTTCCTGCGCTGCCTCAACCGCATGCACGAGCTGGTGCCCGGCGGACGCGCCGCGGGGCGCGTGCTGGTGGAGGGGCAGGACCTGTACGCGGGAGACGTGGACCCGGTGCAGCTGCGCCGCCGCGTGGGGATGGTGTTCCAGCGCCCCAACCCCTTTCCTACCATGTCCATCTTCGACAACGTGGCCTCCGGGCTGCGGCTCAACGGCATCCGCGGGCGCACCGAGGAGACCGTGGAGCGCTGCCTGCGCCAGGCGGCGCTCTGGGACGAGGTGAAGGACCGCCTCGACTCAGGCGCCATGGGGCTTTCCGGCGGCCAGCAGCAGCGCCTGTGCATCGCGCGGGCGCTCGCGGTGGAGCCCGAGGTGCTCCTGATGGACGAGCCGGCGAGCGCGTTGGATCCCATCGCCACCGCGAAGATCGAGGAGCTGATCCACGAGCTCAAGGCGACGTACACCATCGCGATCGTGACCCACAACATGCAGCAGGCCGCCCGCGTGAGCGACCGCACCGCTTTCTTCTACATGGGCGAGCTGGTGGAGTGCGGGCGCACCGAGCAGATCTTCACCAACCCGCGCGAGAGGCGCACCGAGGACTACGTCACCGGCAAGTTCGGGTAG
- the phoU gene encoding phosphate signaling complex protein PhoU, protein MPATHTDKAFEQDLSDLRDKLLTIGAKVEANIADSVRALTERDSALAERVTQSDGEVNRLEVEIDDMCRRILALRQPAASDLRLITTALKIVTDLERIGDLAVNIAERAIDLNQVPPLAPYVDTPKLAHLSQEQVKKALDAFVSADAAKAEEVLRGDNLLDALFLKIFNELLAYMMEDSKNIRRATALMFIAKHLERVGDHALNVAEMVVYMVRGTDIRHPHSRNLAR, encoded by the coding sequence ATGCCGGCGACCCACACGGACAAGGCGTTCGAGCAGGACCTGAGCGACCTGCGCGACAAGCTGCTCACCATCGGCGCGAAGGTGGAGGCGAACATCGCCGACAGCGTGCGCGCGCTCACCGAGCGCGACAGCGCGCTCGCCGAGCGCGTCACCCAGTCGGATGGCGAGGTGAACCGCCTCGAGGTGGAGATCGACGACATGTGCCGGCGCATCCTCGCGCTGCGCCAGCCGGCCGCGAGTGACCTGCGCCTGATCACCACCGCGCTGAAGATCGTGACGGACCTCGAGCGCATCGGGGACCTCGCGGTGAACATCGCCGAGCGCGCCATCGACCTGAACCAGGTGCCCCCGCTCGCGCCCTACGTGGACACGCCGAAGCTCGCGCACCTGAGCCAGGAGCAGGTGAAGAAGGCGCTGGATGCTTTCGTGTCCGCTGACGCCGCCAAGGCCGAGGAGGTGCTGCGTGGCGACAACCTGCTCGATGCGCTCTTCCTCAAGATCTTCAACGAGCTGCTCGCCTACATGATGGAGGACTCGAAGAACATCCGGCGCGCCACTGCGCTCATGTTCATCGCGAAGCACCTCGAGCGCGTGGGCGACCACGCGCTGAACGTGGCCGAGATGGTGGTGTACATGGTGCGCGGCACCGACATCCGCCACCCGCACAGCCGCAACCTCGCGCGCTAG
- a CDS encoding glycosyltransferase produces the protein MLTSLSLTLLALAAVGLVALAVQLAVTLLCWRRAPAQPPRPVEAVGISVLKPLCGVDDDLEENLASFAALDYPHFEVVLGVKDRSDPAYAVARRAVARWPTRFRLALQHGEPGFNPKVNQLITLADAARHDLLVVSDSNVRVGPSYLWEVAHAFGDPEVGCLTHPVLGVGERRLGSLLDNLHLASSVAPGMLAAKELAGRDLVVGKSMALRREDLEQLGGFFSVKDVLAEDYVIGAWVTRQLGKRVVVAASPVFNVSQDKSVGAFFRRYARWSIIHRTAVSPLTSLAQALLNPAPLALLALLLSPSPRAAAACASVTALKLAMDLLLFHALRGERLQLAGLPRLVAAGLLKDALLAVTWTRALTCRSVEWRGQRLRVLPGSRLVAPAGLPSAAALPLPSPEDELLAS, from the coding sequence ATGCTCACGTCGCTCAGCCTCACCCTGCTCGCCCTCGCCGCCGTGGGACTCGTCGCGCTCGCGGTGCAGCTCGCCGTGACCCTGCTGTGCTGGCGGCGCGCGCCTGCGCAGCCGCCCCGTCCCGTGGAGGCGGTGGGCATCTCGGTGCTCAAGCCGCTGTGCGGCGTGGACGACGACCTGGAGGAGAACCTCGCCTCCTTCGCCGCGCTGGACTACCCCCACTTCGAGGTGGTGCTCGGCGTGAAGGACCGCTCGGACCCGGCCTACGCCGTGGCCCGCCGCGCGGTGGCGCGCTGGCCCACGCGCTTCCGGCTCGCGCTGCAGCACGGCGAGCCCGGATTCAACCCCAAGGTGAACCAGCTCATCACGCTCGCGGACGCGGCGCGCCACGACCTGCTGGTGGTGAGCGACTCCAACGTGCGCGTGGGGCCGAGCTACCTCTGGGAGGTGGCGCACGCCTTCGGCGACCCCGAGGTGGGCTGCCTCACGCACCCGGTGCTGGGCGTGGGCGAGCGGCGGCTGGGCTCGCTCCTGGACAACCTGCACCTCGCCTCGAGCGTGGCGCCCGGGATGCTGGCCGCGAAGGAGCTGGCGGGCCGGGACCTCGTGGTGGGCAAGTCCATGGCGCTGCGCCGCGAGGACCTGGAGCAGCTGGGCGGCTTCTTCTCGGTGAAGGACGTGCTCGCCGAGGACTACGTCATCGGTGCGTGGGTCACGCGACAGCTGGGCAAGCGGGTCGTGGTCGCCGCGAGCCCCGTCTTCAACGTGTCGCAGGACAAGAGCGTGGGCGCCTTCTTCCGGCGCTATGCGCGCTGGAGCATCATCCACCGCACCGCCGTCAGCCCCCTCACCTCGCTCGCGCAGGCGCTGCTCAACCCCGCGCCCCTCGCCCTGCTCGCGCTGCTGCTCTCCCCCTCGCCTCGCGCGGCCGCGGCGTGTGCGAGCGTCACGGCGCTCAAGCTCGCGATGGACCTGCTCCTCTTCCACGCGCTGCGCGGCGAGCGGCTGCAGCTCGCGGGGCTGCCGCGCCTCGTCGCCGCGGGGCTGCTCAAGGACGCGCTGCTCGCCGTCACCTGGACGCGGGCGCTCACGTGCCGCAGCGTGGAGTGGCGCGGCCAGAGACTGCGCGTGCTGCCGGGCTCGAGGCTCGTCGCTCCCGCGGGGCTCCCATCCGCCGCGGCGCTCCCCCTGCCCTCACCGGAGGACGAGCTCCTTGCGAGCTGA
- the pstA gene encoding phosphate ABC transporter permease PstA, protein MRSVRARRAVNVLMTGLCGLALLGALVPLLSLLWLVVSRGAAGLSLTFFTALPTPVGEPGGGVGNALLGTLYLVLLACLIGLPLGIGAGVFLAEQGDGRFGRAVRFTAEVLSGVPSIVVGIVAYTLVVVPMKHFSAIAGAVALALLMVPTLARTTEELVRLVPPSLREASLALGVPRWKTSLRIVLRTAMGGIVTAVLLAVARAAGETAPLLFTALNNQYWNTRPDQPTASLTVQIFNYAISPYEDWHQKAWSAALVLLLLVGGLNLAARLLTRSRLGRAG, encoded by the coding sequence GTGAGGAGCGTGCGTGCGCGGCGGGCGGTGAACGTCCTGATGACGGGGTTGTGCGGGCTCGCACTGCTGGGCGCGCTGGTGCCGCTGCTGTCCCTGCTCTGGCTGGTGGTGAGCCGGGGCGCGGCGGGACTCTCCCTCACCTTCTTCACGGCCCTGCCCACGCCGGTGGGCGAGCCGGGCGGCGGCGTGGGCAACGCGCTGCTGGGCACGCTCTACCTGGTATTGCTCGCCTGCCTCATCGGGCTGCCGCTGGGCATCGGCGCGGGCGTGTTCCTCGCGGAGCAGGGCGACGGGCGCTTCGGGCGCGCCGTGCGCTTCACCGCCGAGGTGCTCTCGGGCGTGCCCTCCATCGTGGTGGGCATCGTGGCGTACACGCTGGTGGTGGTGCCGATGAAGCACTTCTCCGCCATCGCCGGGGCGGTGGCGCTCGCGCTGCTGATGGTGCCCACGCTGGCGCGCACGACCGAGGAACTTGTGCGGCTGGTGCCCCCGTCCCTGCGCGAGGCCTCGCTCGCCCTGGGCGTGCCGCGCTGGAAGACGAGCCTGCGCATCGTGCTGCGCACCGCCATGGGCGGCATCGTGACGGCGGTGCTGCTCGCCGTGGCGCGCGCCGCCGGAGAGACCGCGCCCCTGCTCTTCACTGCCCTCAACAACCAGTACTGGAACACGCGGCCGGATCAGCCGACCGCCTCGCTCACCGTGCAGATCTTCAACTACGCGATCAGCCCCTACGAGGACTGGCACCAGAAGGCCTGGAGCGCCGCGCTCGTGCTGCTCCTGTTGGTCGGGGGCCTCAACCTCGCCGCCCGCCTCCTCACCCGCTCGCGGCTCGGGAGGGCCGGATGA
- a CDS encoding response regulator, which yields MAHVLIVEDEHDLSALLDFNLRSAGFSTSVALTGAAALQSARERRPDLVLLDLMLPDLPGTEVCRELRAASDTRDVLIVMLTARGEEEHRVRGFELGADDYVTKPFSVRELVLRLQAILRRAPSGKAGAEPLSLGPLSLDVEAHRFYVEGHEVTLTALEFRLLEHLLQRLGRVQTREALLEEVWGLSSSLETRTIDTHVMRLRDKLGPARALLETVRGVGYRLVDPRAA from the coding sequence ATGGCCCACGTCCTCATCGTCGAAGACGAGCACGACCTCTCCGCGCTGCTCGACTTCAACCTGCGCAGTGCCGGCTTCTCCACCTCGGTGGCGCTGACGGGCGCGGCCGCGCTGCAGTCCGCGCGCGAGCGCCGCCCCGATCTGGTGCTCCTGGATCTGATGCTGCCGGACCTGCCCGGCACCGAGGTGTGCCGCGAGTTGCGCGCCGCGAGCGACACCCGCGACGTGCTCATCGTGATGCTCACCGCCCGCGGCGAGGAGGAGCACCGCGTGCGCGGCTTCGAGCTCGGCGCGGATGACTACGTCACCAAGCCCTTCAGCGTGCGCGAGCTGGTGCTGCGGCTGCAGGCCATCCTGCGCCGCGCGCCCTCCGGCAAGGCCGGTGCGGAGCCGCTGAGTCTCGGCCCCCTCTCCCTCGACGTGGAGGCGCACCGCTTCTACGTGGAGGGGCACGAGGTGACGCTCACCGCACTGGAGTTCCGGCTGCTCGAGCACCTGCTGCAGCGGCTCGGCCGCGTGCAGACGCGCGAGGCGCTGCTCGAGGAGGTCTGGGGACTCTCCTCGTCACTGGAGACGCGCACCATCGACACGCACGTGATGCGCCTGCGCGACAAGCTGGGGCCCGCGCGCGCCCTGCTCGAGACGGTGCGCGGCGTGGGCTACCGGCTCGTGGATCCGCGCGCTGCCTGA